From Anas platyrhynchos isolate ZD024472 breed Pekin duck chromosome 16, IASCAAS_PekinDuck_T2T, whole genome shotgun sequence, a single genomic window includes:
- the LOC139998786 gene encoding CAP-Gly domain-containing linker protein 1-like translates to MAILYSNQHEIDFLNSVIVDLQRRNEELNLKIQRMCEAALNGNEEETNNYDSEEESLSKKKPRLFCDICGCFDLHDTEDCPTQAQMLEEPPHSAYHGSRREERPYCDTCEMFGHWTADCNDDETF, encoded by the exons ATGGCAATACTTTATTCCAATCAGCACGAg ATTGACTTCCTGAATTCAGTGATAGTAGATCTGCAAAGGAGAAATGAAGAACTGAACTTGAAAATACAACGAATGTGTGAAGCAGCCCTCAACGGCAATGAAGAGGAGACAAACAACTACGACAG TGAGGAAGAAAGCCTGTCGAAGAAGAAGCCTCGTCTCTTCTGCGATATCTGCGGCTGCTTTGACCTTCACGACACCGAGGACTGTCCCACCCAGGCGCAGATGCTGGAGGAGCCTCCCCACTCGGCTTACCacggcagcaggagggaggagcGCCCCTACTGTGACACCTGCGAGATGTTTGGGCACTGGACAGCCGACTGCAACGACGACGAGACCTTCTAG
- the VPS33A gene encoding vacuolar protein sorting-associated protein 33A, which produces MAAHLSSGRVNLTALREAGRRELREVLDKCAGTKAIVWDEYLTGPFGLIAQYSLLKEHEVEKMFTLKPGRLPQADVKNVIFFVRPKLELMDIIADNVLREDRGRSPQRDFHILFVPRRSLLCEQWLKEQGVLGSFIHREQYSLDLIPFDGDLLSMESESAFKECYLESDQTSLYHAAKGLMTLQALYGTIPQIFGKGECARHVANMMIRMKREFPGSQNSIFPVFDTLLLLDRNVDLLTPLATQLTYEGLIDEIYGIQNTYVKLPPEKFAPKKQGEGGKDLPTEPKKLQLNSAEELYAEIRDKNFNAVGSVLSKKAKIISAAFEERHHAKTVGEIKQFVSQLPHMQAARSSLANHTSIAELIKDITTSEDFFDNLTVEQEFMSGIDTDKVNNYIEDCIAQKHPLIKILRLVCLQSVCNSGLKQKVLDHYKREILQTYGYEHILTLNNLEKAGLLKPQTSGRNNYPTIRKTLRLWMDDVNEQNPNDISYVYSGYAPLSVRLAQLLARPGWRSIEEVLKMLPGPHFEERQQLPTGLQKKRQHGENRVTLVFFLGGVTYAEIAALRFLSQMEDGGTEYVIATTKLINGTTWIKSLMEKLEPAPF; this is translated from the exons ATGGCGGCGCACCTGAGCTCGGGGCGTGTGAACCTGACGGCGCTGCGCGAGGCGGGGCGCAGGGAGCTGCGCGAGGTGCTCGACAAGTGCGCGGGCACCAAG GCCATCGTGTGGGACGAGTACCTGACCGGGCCGTTCGGGCTGATCGCGCAGTACTCGCTGCTCAAG GAGCATGAAGTGGAGAAGATGTTCACGCTGAAGCCGGGCCGCCTGCCCCAGGCGGATGTGAAGAACGTCATCTTCTTCGTCAGGCCCAAGCTGGAGCTGATGGACATCATCGCCGACAACGTGCTCAG GGAGGACAGAGGCCGCTCTCCGCAGAGGGACTTCCACATCCTCTTCGTGCCGCGCCGCAGCCTGCTCTGCGAGCagtggctgaaggagcaggGTGTGCTGGGGTCCTTCATCCACCGGGAGCAGTACAGCCTCGACCTGATACCCTTCGATGGGGACCTGCTGTCCATGGAGTCTGAGAGCGCCTTCAAG GAATGTTACTTGGAGAGCGACCAGACAAGTCTGTACCACGCGGCAAAGGGGCTGATGACTCTGCAGGCTCTCTATGGAACCATCCCTCAGATTTTTGGGAAGGGCGAATGTGCCCGG caCGTGGCTAATATGATGATCAGGATGAAGCGTGAGTTCCCCGGAAGCCAGAACTCGATATTTCCAGTCTTTGACACCCTCTTGTTGCTGGACCGCAACGTGGACCTGCTGACGCCGTTAGCTACGCAGCTGACATATGAAGGGCTGATTGATGAAATCTATGGGATTCAGAACA CATATGTGAAACTCCCTCCTGAGAAGTTTGCCCCGAAGAAGCAGGGTGAGGGTGGCAAAGATCTCCCCACAGAGCCCAAGAAACTCCAGCTGAACTCAGCTGAAGAGCTGTACGCTGAAATCCGAGACAAGAACTTCAATGCTGTGGGGTCAGTGCTGAGCAAGAAAGCCAAGATCATCTCAGCAGCCTTTGAG GAAAGGCACCATGCGAAAACGGTTGGAGAGATTAAGCAGTTTGTCTCGCAGTTGCCACACATGCAGGCAGCAAGGAGTTCTCTGGCAAACCACACTTCAATTGCAGAACTCATCAAAGACATCACCA CATCTGAGGATTTCTTTGATAATTTAACAGTGGAACAGGAATTCATGTCCGGAATAGACACAGACAAG GTTAACAATTACATTGAAGACTGCATTGCCCAAAAACATCCATTAATCAAGATCCTACGTCTCGTTTGCTTGCAATCTGTGTGCAATAGTGGGCTGAAGCAGAAGGTTCTGGACCATTATAAAAGAGAGATTCTGCAG ACGTACGGATACGAGCACATATTGACCTTAAACAACTTAGAGAAGGCTGGACTCCTGAAGCCTCAGACAAGTGGTAGGAATAACTACCCAACGATCAGGAAAACCCTGCGCCTATGGATGGATGACGTTAATGAACAG AACCCCAATGATATCTCCTATGTGTACAGTGGCTACGCGCCGCTGAGCGTGCGCCTGGCACAGCTACTAGCCCGGCCTGGGTGGCGCAGCATAGAGGAGGTATTAAAGATGCTGCCAGGTCCCCATTTTGAGGAGAGGCAGCAGTTACCTACTGGCCTTCAGAAAAAGC GTCAGCACGGTGAGAACCGAGTCACACTGGTGTTCTTCCTGGGAGGCGTGACGTACGCAGAAATAGCGGCACTCAGATTTCTCTCTCAGATGGAAGATGGAGGCACAGAGTATGTCATTGCCACCACAAAACTGATCAACGGGACCACCTGGATCAAATCCTTGATGGAAAAACTGGAGCCTGCCCCTTTCTAG